The following coding sequences are from one Humulus lupulus chromosome X, drHumLupu1.1, whole genome shotgun sequence window:
- the LOC133804493 gene encoding uncharacterized protein LOC133804493 has product MDFSAGTVLPETHIDVDFAGNHRRPSVSDPTTRPEAPLLPPPSCVRSSKPDEFRHFHLCLKWCALDHSTFAGKFISYVFFVLFTFIVPALTAVSVRQRQVAEGGDSMVISFNTLVQVPESGLTIIAFLTLSRFFNRYGIRQLLFLDCLGEDAIDIRRKYVGELDRAFRCLGGILLPSFLVELAHKIVLFSSVEISPPFGSVMVKSGGAVSLNSVAFVAVLASWVYRSGVFLLVCVMFRLTCELQILRFEGFQNLLEGCKSNSGVIFREHVRIRKQLWVTSHRYRFFIIGCLVTITVSQLGALLLVLASKTQKTFLNSGDLVVCSAMEISGFFLCLVGAARITHRAQRIVSIATRWHVLVTCASAGPDPSKAHFLEADRDDQQQCGESDSDSSDTFVSVSPHDSSSFQTRQALVAYLQHNNGGITLFGFALDRGMLHTLFAFEFSLVLWILSKVVVLS; this is encoded by the exons ATGGATTTTTCCGCCGGTACTGTCTTACCAGAAACCCACATCGACGTCGATTTCGCCGGGAACCACCGCCGACCATCAGTTTCAGATCCGACAACCCGACCGGAAGCCCCTCTACTCCCCCCGCCAAGTTGCGTTAGATCATCGAAACCCGACGAGTTTCGACACTTTCACTTATGTTTGAAATGGTGCGCGTTAGACCACTCCACATTCGCTGGGAAATTCATATCCTACGTTTTTTTCGTGCTCTTCACCTTCATCGTCCCCGCTCTCACCGCCGTCTCCGTCAGGCAGCGGCAGGTCGCTGAAGGCGGCGACTCCATGGTCATATCTTTCAACACGCTTGTCCAGGTCCCCGAATCAGGCCTCACCATCATCGCATTCCTCACTCTTTCGCGGTTCTTCAATCGGTACGGCATCCGGCAACTACTCTTCCTCGACTGCCTCGGCGAAGACGCCATCGATATTCGACGGAAATACGTCGGCGAACTTGACCGCGCCTTCCGCTGCCTGGGCGGAATCCTTCTGCCATCGTTCCTAGTGGAGCTGGCACACAAGATCGTGCTATTCTCATCCGTGGAGATATCACCGCCTTTCGGATCAGTGATGGTGAAGTCGGGGGGCGCCGTTTCATTGAACTCGGTGGCATTCGTGGCGGTGCTGGCGTCGTGGGTGTACAGGAGCGGAGTGTTCTTGCTGGTGTGCGTGATGTTCCGGCTGACTTGCGAACTCCAAATCCTTCGGTTCGAAGGGTTCCAGAATCTTCTAGAAGGGTGCAAGTCGAATAGTGGAGTGATATTCCGGGAGCACGTACGGATCAGAAAACAGTTGTGGGTTACGAGCCATAGGTACCGTTTCTTCATAATTGGGTGCCTTGTTACCATTACTGTTAGCCAATTGGGAGCCTTGTTGCTCGTTTTAGCTTCCAAGacccagaagaccttcctcaacTCTGGTGATCTTGTG gTATGTTCGGCAATGGAGATTAGTGGATTCTTCTTGTGTTTAGTCGGGGCAGCGAGAATCACGCACAGAGCTCAAAGGATAGTGTCCATAGCAACGAGATGGCACGTGCTTGTCACATGCGCATCAGCTGGGCCGGACCCGTCCAAAGCCCATTTCCTGGAAGCCGACAGGGATGATCAGCAGCAGTGTGGCGAGAGTGACTCTGATTCCTCCGACACTTTTGTCTCCGTTTCGCCACACGACTCTTCCTCCTTCCAAACTAGACAGGCTTTAG TGGCATATTTGCAACACAACAATGGAGGAATTACTCTGTTTGGATTTGCGCTAGATCGAGGGATGCTCCACACATTGTTCGCGTTCGAGTTCTCTCTCGTACTGTGGATTCTTAGTAAAGTGGTGGTTTTGTCTTAA